The Dendrosporobacter quercicolus genome includes a window with the following:
- a CDS encoding ABC transporter substrate-binding protein, with protein MKKMLVTGLMGLTILALITGCSVFTQKTADDDKPKFINGKLTKEFHLKVVTPTSFNELIIADKKGFFKEVGIIPEYTGSAPSGTLAQSVIKGDNHLFGSGHPSTIAAARKAGAGIKIVLHSMVDDPDPDKMHMTWFVRRDGAIKSAKDLVGKKIAMSGLGSCAEFLNGDFLRRNDISRDQVEIVVMKDAQQEQALRHGFIDVAIVHPPYNKIAKNRGGLEVLTTSYEIGELAGNGALSGLAVRAFSEEFIRDYPDVVKAYIVADLKAQQYINEHYEESLQVAAEFLKVDVKDMAGNIYPRQQWLKDEDIDFWVKLGERNGFFAQGEIKASDLYTNELNPYYKGELQ; from the coding sequence ATGAAAAAAATGTTAGTAACCGGATTAATGGGTTTAACCATATTGGCATTGATTACAGGCTGCTCAGTGTTTACTCAGAAAACTGCCGATGACGATAAGCCTAAGTTCATTAACGGCAAGCTGACTAAAGAATTCCATTTGAAGGTGGTTACCCCTACAAGCTTTAATGAACTTATTATTGCAGATAAGAAAGGATTCTTTAAGGAAGTAGGTATTATTCCCGAATATACAGGTTCAGCTCCCAGTGGCACTTTGGCGCAATCGGTCATCAAAGGAGATAACCATTTATTCGGATCCGGCCATCCGTCCACAATTGCCGCCGCCCGTAAAGCGGGAGCCGGAATTAAAATCGTGCTGCACAGCATGGTCGATGATCCTGACCCCGATAAGATGCATATGACGTGGTTTGTGAGAAGGGACGGCGCTATTAAGTCGGCGAAAGATCTTGTTGGCAAAAAGATTGCAATGAGCGGACTGGGCAGCTGCGCTGAGTTCCTAAACGGTGATTTTCTGCGTCGCAACGACATTTCCCGTGATCAGGTTGAAATTGTTGTAATGAAAGATGCTCAGCAGGAGCAGGCATTGCGGCATGGGTTCATTGATGTTGCCATTGTGCATCCGCCCTATAACAAAATTGCTAAAAACCGCGGCGGTCTGGAAGTTTTGACAACCAGCTATGAAATCGGCGAGCTTGCCGGGAATGGAGCGCTCAGCGGCCTGGCGGTGCGGGCCTTTAGCGAGGAGTTTATCAGGGACTACCCTGATGTGGTGAAAGCGTATATTGTTGCCGACTTAAAGGCCCAGCAATATATTAACGAACATTATGAGGAGTCTTTGCAGGTTGCGGCCGAGTTTTTAAAAGTAGACGTTAAAGATATGGCCGGGAATATTTACCCTAGGCAGCAATGGCTTAAAGATGAAGACATTGATTTCTGGGTTAAGCTGGGTGAACGCAACGGATTTTTTGCTCAGGGTGAAATCAAGGCATCTGATTTGTATACCAATGAGCTGAATCCATATTATAAAGGTGAATTACAATAA
- a CDS encoding helix-turn-helix transcriptional regulator: MNKKFALPFALNNIKLIATFFVDETYSQRHAHMIHSHQNVLELLYICSGKGRYLVGNREYAVHSGDLIICNAGILHGEAPFQQHDMQTYCCALSGININGLPPNCLIDYSHKPVFSFKDTAEHLQQLMPMLHEFYMTLPNVVSYHLAISILLLVYEQILKQQKCGQMEHEQKNENLVRKITEFIDGHYKEPIKLSTISCALHISSSLLSHVFKQETGLSPIQYVIQRRIGEAQSLLMETHLSIREIEESLGFGSSVHFSAMFKKYVGISPKDYRNHFKK; the protein is encoded by the coding sequence ATGAACAAAAAGTTTGCACTGCCATTTGCACTAAATAATATTAAATTGATAGCAACTTTTTTTGTTGATGAAACATATAGCCAAAGGCATGCACATATGATTCATTCCCATCAAAATGTACTCGAATTACTTTATATATGTAGCGGAAAAGGAAGATATCTTGTAGGTAATCGCGAATATGCTGTACATTCTGGTGATCTCATTATTTGCAATGCGGGAATTCTTCATGGAGAAGCTCCTTTTCAACAGCATGATATGCAAACGTATTGTTGTGCTCTTTCTGGAATTAACATAAATGGATTGCCTCCAAACTGTTTAATCGATTATAGCCATAAACCTGTATTTTCTTTTAAAGATACAGCGGAGCATTTACAGCAACTTATGCCTATGTTGCATGAATTTTATATGACATTACCAAATGTGGTTTCATATCATTTGGCTATAAGTATTTTACTTTTGGTTTATGAACAAATATTAAAACAACAAAAGTGCGGACAAATGGAGCATGAGCAGAAAAATGAAAACCTTGTGCGTAAAATTACGGAATTTATTGATGGACACTATAAAGAGCCGATCAAACTATCAACCATCAGCTGCGCTCTTCATATCAGTTCTTCGCTATTATCCCATGTTTTTAAGCAGGAAACAGGTTTATCGCCAATTCAGTATGTAATTCAGCGGCGTATCGGAGAAGCGCAAAGTCTTTTAATGGAAACGCATCTTTCGATTCGAGAGATAGAAGAAAGTCTTGGGTTTGGCAGTAGTGTTCATTTTAGTGCGATGTTCAAAAAGTATGTTGGGATTTCTCCTAAGGATTACAGAAATCATTTTAAAAAATAA
- a CDS encoding Gfo/Idh/MocA family protein produces the protein MKELRIGLVGTGNIGRTHIERINQRLQGGRVIACADANFDFCKTVAEQYGLDAYQRGEDMISSNDIDAVIVATLDPFHEQYVRAAIQAGKYVFCEKPLAPEAEACKRIVEAEITGGKHLVQVGFMRRYDPGYRQLKGLLASGKYGLPLMLHCAHRNYDAPGFTTPMSVENSMIHEIDVLRWLLNENYATVEVVFPKSTRHAEGDLRDPQIMYLTTESGVRIDVESFVNCRYGYDIKCEIVCEEASLNLPEPPNAMIRTNDSRMTPICHDWSERFIDAYNIELQEWINFCKNGHLTGPNAWDGYVGQVTAKAASKARDTQSVVRIELESMPDFYKK, from the coding sequence ATGAAAGAATTGAGAATAGGGTTAGTCGGAACAGGTAATATTGGCCGTACCCATATTGAACGAATAAACCAGCGTTTACAGGGTGGCCGCGTTATTGCCTGCGCAGATGCAAATTTTGATTTTTGTAAAACGGTTGCTGAGCAATATGGGCTTGATGCCTATCAACGTGGAGAAGATATGATTTCATCTAATGACATTGATGCTGTTATTGTGGCAACGCTTGATCCGTTTCATGAACAATATGTTAGGGCGGCTATTCAGGCCGGGAAATATGTCTTTTGCGAAAAACCGCTTGCGCCTGAAGCTGAGGCCTGTAAGCGTATTGTCGAAGCGGAAATTACTGGTGGAAAGCATCTTGTACAAGTCGGTTTTATGCGCCGCTACGATCCAGGCTATCGCCAACTGAAAGGTTTGCTTGCGTCTGGGAAATATGGACTTCCTTTGATGCTGCATTGCGCACACCGCAATTATGATGCACCTGGCTTTACAACTCCTATGTCTGTTGAAAATTCGATGATCCATGAAATTGATGTACTTCGTTGGCTGCTCAATGAAAATTATGCAACAGTAGAAGTTGTTTTTCCAAAATCGACTCGTCATGCGGAAGGTGATTTACGTGATCCGCAAATTATGTATTTGACGACGGAATCAGGTGTGCGAATTGATGTTGAGTCTTTTGTGAATTGCCGTTATGGCTATGATATAAAATGTGAAATTGTATGCGAAGAAGCTTCTTTGAATTTACCAGAACCGCCGAATGCAATGATCAGAACCAACGATTCGCGTATGACTCCAATTTGTCATGATTGGTCAGAACGGTTTATTGACGCATACAACATCGAATTACAAGAATGGATCAACTTTTGTAAAAATGGACATTTAACAGGGCCCAATGCCTGGGATGGCTATGTTGGGCAAGTAACTGCTAAAGCTGCATCCAAAGCCCGCGATACACAAAGTGTTGTAAGAATAGAATTGGAATCTATGCCTGATTTTTATAAAAAATGA
- a CDS encoding sugar phosphate isomerase/epimerase family protein → MNLCFNTDGLGYMSFEEMLDTAAELGFDSIEIACGNWSKAPHIDLDHMLENKSARENFMEQIKHRGLALEALNCSGNQLAPNEEGKEHQKVIEKTFQLAEELNIKQIVMMSGLPGGSPTDITPNWIITSWPPITTKILNWQWNEVLIPYWQSTVETAKSHGIEKIALENHGCQLVYNPETLIQLRDAAGPMIGMNLDPSHLLWMGGDPVMASRKLGAERIYYVHAKDVRMERNLLEADGALDTKTIDQFSQRTWNYVALGHGHNVQWWKEFFSVLSMIGYTGPVSLEMEDLTMSPLTGVKKSLNVLKEALPNDYE, encoded by the coding sequence GTGAATCTTTGCTTTAATACGGATGGTTTGGGATATATGTCTTTCGAAGAGATGTTGGATACTGCAGCAGAACTGGGATTTGATTCAATTGAAATTGCTTGTGGAAACTGGTCAAAAGCTCCGCATATTGATTTAGATCATATGCTTGAGAATAAAAGTGCGCGTGAAAATTTTATGGAACAAATCAAACATCGCGGACTTGCCTTAGAAGCATTGAATTGCTCGGGAAATCAGCTTGCGCCAAATGAAGAAGGAAAAGAACATCAAAAAGTTATTGAAAAAACGTTTCAACTAGCCGAAGAGCTCAATATAAAACAGATTGTAATGATGTCTGGCTTGCCTGGCGGTTCGCCTACGGATATAACACCTAACTGGATTATAACCAGTTGGCCGCCAATTACAACGAAAATTTTAAATTGGCAATGGAATGAAGTATTAATCCCTTATTGGCAGTCTACGGTAGAGACAGCAAAATCGCATGGAATAGAAAAGATTGCATTAGAAAATCATGGCTGCCAATTAGTTTATAATCCTGAGACTCTTATTCAGCTGCGGGATGCGGCCGGTCCCATGATTGGCATGAACTTAGATCCGAGCCATCTGCTTTGGATGGGCGGCGATCCTGTTATGGCCTCACGCAAATTAGGGGCTGAGCGCATCTATTATGTGCATGCAAAAGATGTGCGTATGGAACGAAACCTTCTAGAGGCTGACGGCGCTTTAGATACAAAAACAATAGATCAGTTCTCTCAACGTACATGGAATTATGTGGCATTAGGGCATGGTCATAATGTTCAGTGGTGGAAAGAATTTTTTTCTGTTCTGAGCATGATCGGGTATACCGGGCCAGTCAGCCTGGAAATGGAAGATTTAACAATGTCGCCATTAACTGGAGTAAAGAAGTCTTTAAATGTGCTAAAAGAAGCTTTACCAAATGATTATGAGTGA
- the udp gene encoding uridine phosphorylase: protein MENEKVRHLDCTSAQIGKYVFLPGDPDRSKLIASYLDRAELSASKREFTTYTGWLDGTKVSATSTGIGGPSAAIAMEELVKLGAHTFIRVGTCGAIQEDLEPGTLIIPTAAIRKEGTSREYLPVEFPAVADFFLVDALRSAASNLRHPYAIGVVECKDSYYGQHEPERMPFRKMLMEKWQAWKKAGALASEMESATLFTVASVLHVRCATVLLLYRNREREKALGAAPICSDTVHVAVETAIEAMRRVIKQDFDLKV, encoded by the coding sequence ATGGAAAACGAAAAAGTCCGCCATCTTGATTGCACAAGTGCTCAGATTGGGAAATATGTATTTTTGCCAGGTGATCCGGACCGGAGTAAGTTGATCGCTTCTTATTTGGACAGGGCAGAGCTTAGTGCGTCTAAACGCGAATTTACCACCTATACCGGATGGCTTGACGGAACAAAAGTCAGTGCGACTTCAACCGGGATTGGCGGACCCTCAGCGGCGATTGCGATGGAAGAACTGGTAAAGTTGGGAGCGCATACGTTTATTCGTGTGGGCACCTGTGGCGCCATTCAGGAGGATCTGGAACCAGGTACGCTGATTATTCCCACCGCTGCCATCCGCAAAGAGGGGACAAGCAGGGAGTATCTGCCTGTCGAGTTTCCGGCGGTTGCGGATTTCTTTTTAGTAGATGCGCTTAGATCAGCGGCGAGCAACTTACGGCACCCTTACGCAATTGGCGTTGTGGAGTGCAAGGATTCTTATTATGGACAGCACGAACCGGAAAGAATGCCATTCAGGAAAATGCTGATGGAAAAATGGCAAGCTTGGAAGAAGGCTGGCGCGCTTGCTTCGGAAATGGAATCAGCCACATTGTTTACAGTAGCTTCTGTCTTGCATGTAAGATGTGCAACGGTCTTGCTGCTGTACCGCAACCGGGAACGTGAAAAAGCGCTTGGCGCTGCTCCTATTTGCTCAGATACGGTGCACGTTGCCGTTGAAACGGCCATAGAGGCCATGCGCAGGGTAATTAAGCAGGATTTTGATTTGAAGGTGTGA
- a CDS encoding Crp/Fnr family transcriptional regulator, whose protein sequence is MAEEKADRLKNLIAGAKEEKACQWIAGILQFMPEDLQQKCRLVHRNKGATLMRVGDEAQSVYLLIDGEVKIMNELPRGIIYALGNLRAPGILGENEVLTGIPYYRGTVMCETDCKFIYLSKNDFLLWMKESHDALYRVTIQIIEKNLSQVSRDRVFLFSTGEKRLAYLLARYFEQKAEAGICVLHIPRSKLADEIGFCMKTVDRCIAKFKQLDMIGRHGAKITITKAQYTKLREYFG, encoded by the coding sequence ATGGCGGAAGAGAAAGCGGATAGGCTGAAAAATTTGATCGCCGGCGCCAAAGAGGAAAAAGCCTGTCAATGGATAGCCGGTATTTTACAGTTTATGCCGGAGGATTTACAGCAAAAATGCCGGTTGGTACATCGTAATAAAGGCGCAACTTTGATGCGCGTGGGCGATGAGGCGCAATCCGTCTATTTACTGATCGACGGTGAAGTGAAAATCATGAATGAACTGCCCCGCGGCATTATTTACGCCCTTGGTAATCTGCGTGCTCCGGGAATTTTAGGTGAGAACGAGGTGCTGACCGGTATTCCCTATTATCGGGGGACAGTGATGTGCGAAACAGATTGTAAGTTTATCTACTTATCCAAAAATGATTTTTTGCTTTGGATGAAAGAGAGCCACGACGCATTATACCGGGTTACCATTCAAATTATTGAAAAAAATTTATCGCAAGTTTCCCGCGACCGTGTATTCCTGTTTTCCACCGGCGAAAAGAGATTGGCCTATTTGCTGGCAAGGTATTTTGAGCAGAAGGCGGAAGCCGGCATTTGCGTTCTGCATATTCCGCGCAGCAAACTGGCTGATGAGATCGGTTTTTGTATGAAAACAGTCGATCGTTGTATCGCCAAGTTCAAGCAATTGGACATGATTGGCCGGCATGGCGCGAAAATTACGATTACCAAAGCCCAGTACACGAAGCTAAGAGAGTATTTTGGCTAA
- a CDS encoding MmgE/PrpD family protein, translating to MEKTISEEIAELAAGLSYGDLPEYAASHAKLLTLDVLASMVGTRNIVTSQIAREVAQELGGPAEGTIVGLDKKVALPNAAFANAIQCYGYDFVDDHNESNAHPSPATYPVGLALSEHKKMSGKRFLEAVALGNEVVCRMGAAYLGDMYYQGFHPTGTCGTMGAVVTAGKLMDLDVQQMVYAQGIAGSMVAGLMAWNSEGSFTKRLQAGHPAMNSVIAARMAHKGFNGPTDIFEGKDGLLHAYSYLDHYDAKYLLDGLGKQWVFATSSIKVYPCCRYSGGHLDACLQIVDQYQPNPEDIVKILIRSSKYTMRLLAEERKWNPKNIVDLQFSMPYQAAIAFRNGKVTVDEFDVKYIEDPLVKRLISVTEVVEDPEFERRYPEHYSSAVQIIMKDGKSFEVTVDDPKGDWRNPVKPEDVREKFRVLANRVYPDSQRTEAIIRFVDSLECQEDMSELMNLVNDAGC from the coding sequence ATGGAAAAAACGATTTCGGAGGAAATTGCGGAATTGGCGGCAGGCCTCAGTTATGGGGACCTGCCGGAGTATGCAGCCAGTCACGCCAAGCTTCTCACACTGGACGTTCTGGCTTCTATGGTTGGAACTAGAAACATTGTTACAAGCCAGATTGCCAGGGAGGTTGCGCAAGAACTGGGAGGTCCCGCAGAGGGGACAATCGTAGGGCTGGACAAAAAAGTGGCATTGCCCAATGCTGCTTTTGCCAACGCGATCCAGTGTTATGGCTATGATTTTGTGGATGACCACAACGAATCGAATGCTCATCCGTCACCGGCGACTTATCCGGTGGGGCTGGCTTTGTCGGAACATAAAAAAATGAGTGGCAAGCGTTTCCTGGAGGCGGTCGCCTTGGGGAATGAAGTTGTCTGCCGCATGGGAGCGGCTTATCTTGGCGATATGTATTACCAGGGCTTTCACCCAACCGGCACTTGCGGTACGATGGGGGCGGTAGTCACTGCCGGCAAGCTGATGGACCTTGATGTACAGCAAATGGTGTATGCACAAGGCATTGCCGGCAGCATGGTTGCCGGGCTGATGGCTTGGAATTCCGAAGGTTCATTCACCAAGCGGCTTCAGGCGGGACATCCGGCGATGAACTCGGTGATTGCGGCCAGAATGGCTCATAAGGGCTTTAATGGCCCGACCGATATCTTTGAAGGCAAGGATGGTTTGCTTCATGCCTACTCTTATTTGGATCATTATGATGCCAAATATTTGTTGGACGGTCTGGGCAAACAGTGGGTTTTTGCCACTTCCAGCATTAAGGTATATCCGTGCTGCCGTTATTCAGGCGGACACCTGGATGCCTGTCTGCAAATTGTTGATCAATATCAACCCAATCCGGAGGATATCGTTAAAATCCTTATTCGATCTTCTAAATATACGATGCGTTTGTTGGCGGAAGAGCGGAAATGGAACCCCAAAAATATCGTGGATTTGCAGTTCAGTATGCCCTATCAGGCAGCAATCGCCTTTAGAAACGGCAAAGTTACAGTTGATGAATTTGATGTCAAGTACATTGAAGATCCATTGGTCAAACGGTTGATTTCGGTTACGGAAGTGGTGGAAGATCCTGAATTTGAACGCAGGTATCCCGAACATTATTCGAGTGCTGTTCAAATTATCATGAAGGACGGCAAGAGTTTTGAAGTGACAGTCGATGATCCCAAGGGAGACTGGCGCAATCCGGTAAAACCTGAAGATGTCAGGGAAAAGTTCCGTGTACTCGCAAACCGTGTTTATCCTGATTCACAGAGAACCGAAGCCATTATTCGGTTTGTGGATAGCCTCGAGTGTCAGGAGGACATGTCGGAACTGATGAATTTGGTCAATGACGCAGGCTGCTAG